Sequence from the Cucumis sativus cultivar 9930 chromosome 1, Cucumber_9930_V3, whole genome shotgun sequence genome:
AAGTTTACTTTGTTTGTATAGAAAACAACtaaatcaattatttcaaaCGATACTTTGTTTGTATAGGAAATAACtagattaattatttcaaacgATCTTTCTTAAACTAtgctttcatatttttatgatttttttcttggaaATTTATCTAAGTCTATTTGTGTGAAAAGTCTTGAAATGATATACCttcttgatttcaaaattttaatatacttatttaaattataaatattttaactctAAACACATTATATAATAAGAAGTCAAATATGATTAATAAGAGAATTAATAGATATCGAAAATGAATATGTCATTGATAAAAGCCTAGGTTCATATAAATCGAAGATCAAAGGAAAATTTGGAGGCATAACCcaatttattctatttttaaaaaatgcctcATGAAATATCTTATTAAAGGTAATGTCGGTCGTGTGAAAGTTAGTCCCAACatttgtaaatagtgtcaagaaaagtgaaatatatatttaattgtttcacCTTTTCTAACGTTTATGTTGGGCACGTAGATGATGGTCCACATTTGTCCGACGTCAGAATCACTACGTCGAGATAAAGCaaaggaaaattgcatcatatgacaaatttttttagaaaaaagcaATTCATAACAcctcttttttgcatattgcaaatatgacaagtaattagatatattaaaCGACTATCAAAGAGCTATCAGGAGACTATCAAAGGGTTATccgtttttaaatttgctacttttgcaattttagaaaatgttgtgACCTGagttctattatcataattttttttgctaattttGCAAACACCCCTAAAATAAATCTACCAACATATAAATTACTGCATCGGTGGAATCCCAGTTTCTCAACGTTTCTTTCCCGATGTCATTTTGTGCATCATGAAAACTTTGATTTGTTGTCTTGATTCCATATCATGAACAAAAGCGGATATACATTAGAACATATCTTCTAAATACCacaattttatctttgaaaaattataataccCTAACACATGATTAAATTTCACATTATCCTCTGCTTGGATAACAAGAGTATAGATGTACACCAGTAAAGAACTTTAAAAGTCCACAACTATCTGAACATATATACTAATATCTTCGATTGTTGTATAATACACTCACACAGATATCACATATATCATCCAAAAGTAccacattttttcaaatttggaagAAACACACAATTTAATAGTATTTCAACATTCGTTCTACTGATTCAAAACATGCACTCATCCTACATATGCATACTATTTCCATTCGTAAAAAATTATTGGGAAACTCATGCATGTTGAATCCCCCCAAAAAATTAGTTCTTGGATTTCATCACGTTGTTATTGTTCAAAcgtgaaaataaatttggaaaaaaatttcGATTTCAGTTTTATACCAAATCGTTTGTAATATACATAATCTGATCAATTTACttaagaacaaacaaaaaatgattacCATCCTAGTATTTTAcagttgaattttttaattactttgttAGTGTCGTCCTTTGATGAAACCCTagtttcataaacaaaaatggaaaaaaaggtCGTTGGCCGATTTCATTCCAATATCCTTGCAATTCGAGGAGGTTGCTTGAGGAAGGGTATTTTTCAAAcagtagtttaaaaaaaatgaatacgGCCCTATtctgaaattttcttaatagTGTATTCTcgtttttattcttttttaataatattagcCATAATGATGAGTGGTGTTGGTCATATGAGTCTTacttttgtataaaaatttgaagcacaatggtaattttaagtttcttaCGTAATTgagtctatatatatttaggcTACATGAGTTATTAAAACCTCAAAATCAAATACACTGTTCAATTGTAAGATGATGATCTAGAAAATACTAGCCCAAAGttaccattttatttaataatatggTAATTAATGTTGCTCTCAAGGCATAGAGTAACTGAATGAGTATATCAAGATTCAAGACTAACTCCAACTATAGCACTAGAGAATACTTTGGATCATAAATTAGGTTCCGTCAAAGTGAAAGATGCTCTgaagaatatataatatatagagaGATTTCAAGTTTGAGTCTCAAATTAATGAAGTTCTCATCCATGCATTAATCTCTCTTAATTGTACACATTGATGTATATGTGTGAGGATATAGAgttcaaaactaattatacATAAAATCATGCTCCCACAAGAAAgcaatattgaattttgttggcatctttgtttgttcttgttttatatatgtacacctacatatgtatatacacatatatatattaggttTTGGATAGTAACAAATCAAGCAAAATTTATGtccatttaattttagagTGAAATTGAcgtaaaaatttaataaacaaacaaaacctaaGCGTTAAtcagtattttttaaaaacacacaaCTAGAatctatttataattgaaatcaCTTTGTTGAatctatttataattgaaatcaatttgttaaacaaatgtgtatataaaagaaaaagaaatgaaagtattgaaaaatgaaaatttgaatgatatatAAATGTCAGGTGAGAGATTTGTTTTATGTCATTCAGATTCAGTTAGGAGAAAAATCGATTGAAATACATATCCTACACTGTTGATATTACTGTtacttatttataattataagcTATAACTACTTTCATTTTGCCCATTTAATTATCCAACAGGGTCCCtccaataataattttaatcaataattaagaataagcttaatttaacTCTACTTCCATATTGTCCACCTATTATTAGTTgaactataaaaaaatgaaaaattgataaaacaaaactatgtTGAATAATTGTTGATGTCGAATTTTAGATAGAACGTGACACCAActctaaatttatattttaagaaaataaagagaaaaagaaaaagaaaaagaaaaaggttagAATGCCTAAGTGTATTTGATAAATGAAACCTCTCATTTGTACTTGACCATTTTAGACTGACTCAACCGGTGGAGTAGGGCAACACAAATATCTCCAGGATCCATTTGGGCTTGGGTACTAGCCCTTGGGCTGGGCTAAGCAAGATTGTAACTTCTTCTTAAGATAGATTTGGGCGAGCCCATGCCTTGCTTTCCACGGAGACTATCAATTTTATCCTTGAAAATAGGCTAAAAATGGAGTAGAAAATGAtaagttgagatttaggacaaatttgGAGTGAAATGATCAAAATATCCTTATTTAATTTccccttttcattttcttctcttcaacctaaaatcaaaacaacattaaaaagaaaacgtaAACTTCAACTCTCCCGCTTTTCAATTCTTCCACACTTCAACTTTAACTTCGGTGCCTCCAGTGAACGTCTCTTCCATCCTTTTTTGCTCAACGGCTCTCTGTTTTTAGTTTCAACTTCAACTCCAGTGAACGCTTCTCCACTCTTTTCTGATTTCAACTTCGTTTTCATCATACCTCTCTGTTTCTTCTCCACGGCTCTCTGTTTTAGTTTCGACTTCAACTCCAGTGAATGCTTCTCCACTCCTTTCCGATTTCAGCTTTGTTTTCACCggacctctccatttcttctccactctTCTCCGTTAGCAGTGTCGTATCCATCCTCTTTGAAGTCAAGTGAGTAATAAAAtctgagtttttttctttttttttttttataattcattcTTGTTTAAGTTGTCTGTTGAGatatatgagatttttattggacacattttatatataccattaaatttgtagagaaGAAGTGTATATGTCCTACAGGCACACACACATAGAAAGCTGTGGAAACATGAATTCTGTTTTTAGATAATTGGGTTAATAATCCATTATATTTGTGCATgctacaaatatattatatatatatatatatatatatatatatatacataccttGGAGTTTAGAACATGAATTCCCGCATATTTAGTATCTCATCTAAACTCAGCAAAGCTACTAGTAGAACAATGTTGAAAGacattatcatttttagaGTTAATCAcattattataatcaaaagATGCATTGTTGTTCTCTACTTTGTTGATGTTTTTAGTGATGTAGTTCCAATAAAATACAATCTTTGTTGTCTTGTATAACCAAACAGCTCCCCATATTAATTCGTCCTATGTCGAACCAATTTATTTAGGATTCATTTGTTAgagagaatttgaaaacaaatgatTCAATGAGTTTTGTTCCTAAACATAAGAATTGTAGGTTTTCCTCTTActattaatcattttagtaaaTGTGTTACAATATATGTTTAGGAGTGCAAGCAATTTGATTTAGTAAGCTTCTTATGAACTTGTCAACCCCTATCACATGTTTATTTAGCATGCCCTTTCACATGTTTATTGCTATGGTAAGCCTCTTATGAACTTGTCAATCCCTGTCTTATGAACTTGTCAACCCCTCACTAGCAATCTCATTTTAGTAAAGGTGTtacaatatatgtttattgagctttaatgttttatctcgcacgtatcaaaatttcaataggAGTTTCAAAATGAGATTGCTACCCTTCCTAAACCATTTAGAATGGTCCTATGTTTATTGAGCCATAATGTTTTATCTCGCACCTACAAAAATTTCAGTAGAAGTTTCAAAATGAGATTGCTACCTTTCCTAAACTGTTTAGAATGAATGTCTAGCTAGTTTATTGAGATTTAAGGGTTTAGGGTTATCAACTTTATTAGCCTTTAATGTTttatctcgcacctatctcgcacgtaccaaaatttcagtataagttttaaaatgagattggtACCCTTCCTAAACCGTTCAGAATGGTCATATGTATGTTTATTGAGTCATAATGTTTTATCTCgcacctaccaaaatttcaataggAGTTTCAAAATGAGATTGCTAtccttcctaaaccgtttagaatgcatgtttagctagtttATTGGGCTTTAAGTGTTTGGGGTTAGCAAGTTTATTAGCCTTTAGTGTTTTATCTCGCATCTATCTTGCACGTACCAAAATTTCAgtagaattttcaaaatgagatTGCTACCCTTCCTAAACATTTTAGAATGGTCCTATGTATGTTTATTGAGCCATAATGTTTTATCTCgcacctaccaaaatttcagtaagagttttaaaatgagattgtTACTCTTCCTAAACTGTTTAGAATGCATTTTTAGCTAGTTTATTAGGTTTTAagggtttagggttagcaaATTTATTAGACTTTGCAAGTTTATTAGCCTTTAATGTTTTATCTCacacctaccaaaattttagtaggggtttcaaaatgaaattgttacccttcctaaaccgtttagaatggtCCTATGTATGTTTATTGAGCCATAATGTTTTATCTCGTAACTATCTTGCATATATTTTgcacctaccaaaatttcagtaGGAGTTTCAAAATGAGATTGCTACACTTCCTAAActgtttagaatgcatgtttagctagtttATTAGGATTTTAAGTGTTTAGGGTTAGCAAGTTTATTAGCCTTTAATGTTTTATCTCGCACTTATCCAAATTTCAATGTATACATGTTTAGTAAGTCTTTTGTGCAATTatagtttatttgtttcttttttgttcaagCTTCAGTATGACTTCGACATCATCTGACAGATCCATGTACAAGATTGATCCTTCTCATCATTTTCAAGCTTTAGTAAGTAATTTATCTCATTTAGAAAATACTACGCGTAATATTAAGGCTAAATTGAAACTGGATCAATTAAccttatttagaaatacaaagttTGACCACTTTTTGGATCTTAATATCATCTTTAATGAGTCACTCATCCACTACTTATTGTTAAGGGAGGTGGAAGATGAAGGGAAGGATCATATCAGTTTCATGATAGGAGAAGTTGTGTGTACTTTTAGTAGGAGAGAATTTAACATCATAACGGATCTATAGAGTTCTCCAACAGAGTCTATTCAATTGGTTGGGAATAGTAGGTTGTTAGTCAAGTTCTTCGAAGAAAAAAAGTCTATTTATGTAAGTGACTTAGAGGACACATTTATGGAATACGAGGGGATGACGATGACATAGTTAAATTAGCTTTAGTGTACTTTATAGAGCTGTCATTGTTAGGAAAAGATAGGCAAACCAAAGTGGACCGAGATTTAGGATTGCAGATGATTGGACCACATTTAACAATTATGATTGGGGAGCGGTTGTTTTTGGACGCACGATTTCTGCCTTGAAACGAGCCTTGGACATGCAACATgccaagaaaaagaataagtcAACCAAGACAAGATATACTATCATGGGATTTCCGCATGCGTTACAGGTATGTTACTTCCTACTTCAAACTTATggacatatttatatatacatatatctcGAGACACTTGCTAAACTTGTTTTGTCGAATATGGAATATGTTTGGGCATATGAGTCTATACCAACCATCACTGAATGTGGTGTACATAAAGTAAACAATGATGTCATACCATGAATGCTAAGGTGGGTATTCGAACTATCTCTGAAGTCTCATGTCCTACAGAGCCAGATGTTTGACTCGCCAATGGTAAGCATAAACCAATAGTAACTAACTTACCGAATCCATGACTTTGTTCCTTTTTGTTTGGCCTAACTACATTTGCTTTTCCACTTTGTAGTTCATAATTGATGCGGTAATTGAGATGACGCCTGAAGATGAGCATTTAAGAATATCTGTAGGCGAACTTTTTGACAAACCTCATCCATCTAACATTGTTCCTTGGAAGAATGGTGGTTCAAAACGAGCAAGAGAAGTTAGTAATTATGACGATGATtgcaaaaagagtaaaaagagtaagaaaaagaagtgaaagtCTAAGATGAAAGAAGTTGTTCGGAAACTCAAAGATCGAGTAgctttcctttttcctctAGTGATATTTGTAGTGATGAAGCATAATTATTAAGGTTCATTTTGTAGTTGTCtgaattcttttgtttttgttgtattgTTAGACCTCTTTGTGGTCCCGTAGTTGAGGCTGCTGATAGATTGAGCAACAAATGTCATCATATTGTTTTGGTTGAATCAATATGTAAATGaccaattattattatgtactTTCTAATGTTACAAGAGTGAtagtcattttcaattttgtctaCATGTACATAGTTGATGAAAATATGTAAAAGCCTCCAACCAAATAGTAATCtcttttgtctttcttttgtCGTCCACTTGAAGtaatctcttttcatttcttcaatgaAAAGTACCTTCCCTGTAGGGAGGAACGCTCTAAAGAATACCTCCCTGCTTTTTCCAGACGCAAGAAGCACATGACTGAATGCCTAATTAggcaaaaatcacaaaaagctctagaaaaaaacaaactcatCTTTCACAAAGATGTGGAACAAAAAAACTCTCGGTATAGTTATAACTACACAACAAACCATCTTATTGCAACAACCTTCAGCTGGGGATATTGTCACTGCTTTGCATCATAATGCACACAACAAACCATCCTTGCATATTTTATCTTTAGCTTCAACCTTACTCAAGACTTCTTCAGCTTCAAACTGGCAAGTGCATTGcaacgacccaacttttctaggtaagtcgaggtcattaatttttgacaaaagaccttggttgatacaaaatgaaatgtaagccaattgaaaaacaaccttaagtcaggcctgattttcacatattcaaaaacttaaaaaaaaaatactatttacaaataaaagtttgtaagcTAAGATTCAATACAACGTCTTAaacctcaaaaaaaaaaacaataagcggaagcaaataacacatttcctatggcaatcacgcttccttcttgcccctcgccggtttgccgtctttattacctttgcttgaaaattaaacataagaagggtgagtataaaaatacccAGTAAGTCCCGTcaagggaaaaataaattgttaacattctattgggacactctgtacagtcgcagtctggtgatcccgtaggatgcacatttcagtctaacgccccgagggacgtacatttcagtctagtgttctgcagaaacagatatcagtctaatgctcccgaaggtgcagaataattggtgatcccgtgggacacctacaaggcacacatcccaacaaaagctaacaatttttcccctcaatccattcgaaccatctttcagttacttcaaaatataaagttctttCACTCAACATTCTAACAGTCAACCTATCTCACTTTAGCCCAATGTTTGTCGGTAACATactaatacatcagtcaatcaaactatatagtcttaacacccctcagttcaccagcacacagtcatactttagtATAACGTACACCCAgtctaaacgacaatcacaagttcacatccacatctcatacaaacacaatctacaattgtCGTCATGTCTACAtccacacatatatatatatattccaagacaatcacaatatgcattcaacatcaagtctacttcaatccatgtgtatatatattttcagtcatccacagtatacattcaacaccgaatctacatccatacgtatatatatatcgtcTCAACATCTTTACTCAATCAGAGGTGACTATACAGACATCACAATTCAAAAGCATAGGTATTCAAAAGCATAGGTGAGTCCaatagaaaatcccttacctcgattttatgtaaaattccTTGGTACCCCAAAGAGTAAAGAATCGAACTCCAACAAAGCTTAAGGCGTAACTTAAGGACACTAACTCCAAATCACCGATGTCGCCTTCAAGAACAAACATCAATTCAACCAATTAAACAAACATCACATCTTAATGTATTTACAAATGTAAAACCTTATTACCCAACAATCTCATCCTTACCAATAACTTATAACAAGACTTTGACAATCGACGTTAAAATAGAAGTTGTGGCATGATCTACACAAAAGAAATCGTGCAAAACAAATCTGCACGCGAATCGGTCCGCGATTCGTAAATGGGACAGCGGGTACTGACGAAGGCAGAATGGTTCGGACGTTCAACAGCAGTTACGCGCGGACGGGAGTAGCCCGGCAATGTAGCCGAACTCGTGCGATGCGGCGTGACCTGCGTCGGCGAGGCTGTTCGTGAATGAGGCGTGCGGTTTGCTTCGCGAACGAAGATAGAGACGGCGGCTGGGcttggcttcgacggagacagagCAACGGCGCGGAGACAGAGGTGCGCGGCGCTGGGCAGAGAGTCAAACGGCGCTGGGCGGAAAGTCACGCGGCGGCCTTGCTTCGCGAACAGAGACGGCGGCCGACGGTTGCAGCGGCGGCTGGGTATGgtggaaaagaaagagaaacggAAGAAGAATAGGGGCGGCGGCCGTGGAtcggagaagaaaagaaggaggAGAGCGACGGTTGGAGGGTGCGGCTGGAGGTAGGGCACGGTGAAGGaggaaatagaagaaaaaaaaaatgaaggggAAAGGGGTTGCGCgcgggaggaagaaggaaggaaattttttttctttttcttttcttttatttaaattaaataataaaactaaaatataaataaatatatatataattatattttcacattttcaaatctataaataaatatatatataattatattttcacattttcaactcttctttctcccccttcaacatattttcttcaaaaaaataaatcttgtacaaatcaaataattttcttttaataaattaccTTCGAGTTTGGGGCGTTACATCATGTTTCAATCTGTTGGTATTGCTataacttcaattttcttacAAGAAACTTAAGgcatataaattttgaaaatgagtgaaaaagaaaatatgaagcTATGAAAACCAAACTCTTAAATCGAAAGCTGGTACAACTTTCAAAAGAAACCATGAACTTAGCACCAATGAACACACTTTTAAGAGGAAAAACATCCCTTTTTTTCCTAATGAATAATCACatttttattgagaaaaaatgaaagaacttATGGACATATAAAAAAGGAGGAAGCTACCTAAAAGAAAGTCCTTCAATCAAGCAAAATAAAgctaaaattattaaaaatattattgacagaATCCTACAAAGAAGCAGAGAACTTGGCAAGGGCATGAGTAcctcaaacaaacaaacaaactactTATAGAAACCATGAagaatgaacttttttttttttatagaaaccATGAAGAATGAACTTTTGACGTCCTTCCTTTAGGGTGCTCCCTTTTGCAGTGCAATTAATAATCTTAGCTTACTAAAACGGAAGCTTTATTGAATCATTTTCTTCCACATTGAATTCCGTACCTATCTTCTCAATTTGATGATGTATTTCATAAACTATGATTAAAGCTTTTGTTTTTAGGGGGGGAGGGgggatgaaagaaaaaacacaaaacacaaCCGACCCTAGAAactgaaacaaaaacaaaacaaaactcagTTTTTATAACAATCAAAACATTGTTTTAAtgtaacaaaacaaatgaaaactgaagaagaagatgaagaagagaatgtCAATTAGATAgcaaagagaaagggaaactTATAGAATAAGAGTAAGTTGAAAAGACATGCAATTCCACTGAGATAAAACCAAATACCATATAAAATGGTTGTTACACGCAAAGTAATACAAACATcgtgaaaaaaatttcataagtaaatattctataaaatgttcacattgattttgataaccaaaaccaaaaggtGGTAATCAAAACCAACCTATAtccaaagaataaaaaaatacaaagtaggataaataaaaagagaagaaaagtctTCAAGTTGCAGAAGGAAAGTCTTCAAATTAGATTTGTCAGAGAGATAACTTTAGTGATCTTGCAAACAACTCAGGAAACATTTTTATGATCATCTTCCACCTGCATTAAAACAAGGAACTTTTTTTACATCGTGATCTTGCAAACAACTCGAGCACAAACCAAGCTATGACCTGCACTAGTTTAAAAAACACACTTGGGGAATGATTTACACTACACATTGGGTTTTGATCTTTACGCTACACACCAAGCTATAGCTTCAAACCAAGAAAATCTTAAGACAGAAACAATCAGTGTTGCATTTAGAGAACCAAACAATGACACAATGCAgttattcaaaatatgttATCAAAACCTAAACCATCATTCATATTAAGACAGAAACCATCAGTGTTGCATACAAAGACAAATAAACAGAAACCATATAAGGACATATATAAGGACATTACCAATGCAAGTATAAAACTAATACTACATACCAAGACAGTGACTAATCTTGTATGCTCGACTTTTCGATGTATGAAATTGGATTGGTACACATTAATCTATTATGGCCTATTTCTTTACATCGATCACACTTATGCAATTTCAGTGCTTCTCGACTTTTCGATGTATGAAATTGGATTGGTACACATTAATCTATTATGGCCTATTTCTTTACATCGACCACACTTATGCAATTTCAGTGCTTCACCGACACTTGAGATCCTCTTTTTCTTCGGTCGACCAACTAGATTGACTACTTTCGGAGGTAAGACAGTCATATGTACATATTCTTCACTTTTCTTCCATTCCGATTGATTCCCAACTGGGTAGACGACCTCCGAATATGCTGCCAACAAACATTCATTAGTGTAATAGTTAGCACATAaactataaacatttatattccAATCTCATGCTACAGCAATGGCATGTGCACATGGTAGTTGCTCAGCTTGAAACTCCTTACAAGTGCACTCTTGAGTATGAAGATTTACGACCTCGTCTTTATCTAAATCTTTAACATGGAATTGGTAACAATCAATTGGGTTGACCTTCATTGTCAAAGCtcgttcttgtttcttttgtagaaCTAACTCTACCCATTTAGTCAATGTAGACGTCACTTTAATGCGTTCTTCTCGAAGCTCCCAAAACCAACTTTGTAGCAAAGCTCGAACAAGTTCAAGGAATGAAGCAATTGGCAAATCTCTAGGTTCTTTCAATATAGAATTCATggactttgctatatttgttgtTATCATGTTTTTGTATCTGTCACGAAACCTAGATTAGGCACCTCCCCTATTGCacctttcaatttctctaatAACCACTGTATTGAAGCATTTGTTTCTCTACCCACCACTCCAAAGACAAAaggataaatttgattgttaccTAAGCAAACGACAACTATCAACAGACCCTGATATTTATTCTTAAGGAATGTTCCATCTATGACTATAACTGGTTTAATGCAGTTTAAGAATCCTCAAACACATGGACCAACAAccataaaatgatatttgaagaaacaaTCATTTTCAAGTTCCATGTGAAATATTGTACCTAGATTTGCAAGTTTAAGAGTTTCACCATATCTAAGCAATAGATTATATGACTCTTCAGGACACTCTCACACTCGTTCATACGTATTTTCCCTAGCACGCCATGCTTTTTCATAACTCATACTTATGTCATAGTCTTGCCTCATGTCTTCTATGATATCATGTGG
This genomic interval carries:
- the LOC116404022 gene encoding uncharacterized protein LOC116404022, yielding MNSILKEPRDLPIASFLELVRALLQSWFWELREERIKVTSTLTKWVELVLQKKQERALTMKVNPIDCYQFHVKDLDKDEVVNLHTQECTCKEFQAEQLPCAHAIAVA